A part of Setaria viridis chromosome 8, Setaria_viridis_v4.0, whole genome shotgun sequence genomic DNA contains:
- the LOC117866603 gene encoding uncharacterized protein isoform X1, which yields MGDRESDIEHLERVFNEASAQPSRISYGALRLITQNFAVVIGSGGFGSVYLGKLQNGGIIAVKKLSSQREDVSYKQFLAEVDVLRRLNHKNIVRFLGYCADAHGEVMDVQGKIIIVEEQQRLLCFEHVPNGNLGHYIKEKSYGFEWSMRYQIIKGICQGLQYLHQERIYHLDLKPENVLLGAQMEPKITDFGLSRCFVGQKSTIITSNILGTMGYMAPELIDNQQISFKADIFSFGVTLAKLLLQSNEPLTQNWHQSLDDEDCPQMKMCVEIARSCTKRDPNSRPTIGEILHQLNKTEIMFQKVREVYEPSKDPQSSLFKILQRFHKLSAQTPRKHSRDSGLLSDGETSSRSRIADGVSRGSIAAVATYRPVVPLDIFSCPIPPSSSDGDNNEISLTDGVSYNHNCRSIPAVALKALIAKKPELASECGATADDVDNGRATGLVFVSERDGGLETLHVALRCNGKVKVLSLADIYGADNFGGVRMEDTGGFGTSFVGHYADPSIIYVSTKTRVGVRRTPWTAVYRTNLRTGETKRLTPDGQSDLSPAVSPSGTRVAVASFRSGWTGEIEHLKTDIVLMNVDRYASGGSLDRKPIINDGGWPSWGSDNIIFFHRGVDELEDPASGRSRTATSWGVFRCDLTTMQIDRVTPTGMDAMTPAAISETKVAVATIRLRTTDDDMRIGCRVEAQYRHIEIFDVSSPDQPPVKITQNIFTKADYYSPFVLDGGSCIGYHRVGRNTMIQKDNGNSNVPRIFDNMQSPHVDVKLFRVSGLVPSFSADGSKLAFVGNDFKSIWLADKQGQREVHKQGRISSNYIFSLVWNQNPDMDTLYACAAPSFFSANDNYMVIYAVSNVSSSDSHMVVVRRLTKFYFNAYPSTNPEGTKIVFQSTRDDRGDSRKRSSYTYKNLYIMEDAQMGELGKGSVTRLTSGPWTDTQCQWSPRGNWIVFSSTRDKPAAAPENYNELDPGHFAIYLVNAADPTVVVRVVTSGDPGPGASSIAGHVNNPAFSPDGRSIAFTSDIAAVSAEPISMPMAKVMASVRPYGDIFSVNIDPNDICRNKDIDRVHRVTHSRYEYSTCAWTKWTDDPEAQWYMLLNAAASI from the exons ATGGGTGATCGAGAAAGTGATATTGAACACCTGGAGCGTGTTTTTAATGAAGCAAGCGCACAGCCATCCAGGATATCATATGGAGCTCTAAGACTCATTACCCAAAATTTTGCTGTAGTTATTGGTTCTGGTGGCTTTGGATCGGTTTATTTG GGCAAACTTCAAAATGGTGGTATCATTgctgtgaagaagctttcctcACAGAGAGAAGATGTTTCTTATAAGCAATTTTTGGCCGAAGTTGATGTTCTAAGAAGGTTAAATCACAAAAATATTGTAAGATTTCTAGGGTATTGTGCAGATGCACATGGGGAAGTGATGGATGTGCAAGGAAAAATAATAATTGTTGAGGAACAACAGAGGCTACTCTGCTTTGAGCATGTCCCTAATGGAAACCTCGGCCACTATATTAAAG AAAAGTCTTATGGGTTTGAATGGAGTATGCGTTATCAAATAATTAAGGGAATATGTCAGGGTTTGCAATACCTTCATCAAGAACGCATTTACCATTTGGATCTGAAACCAGAGAATGTGTTGCTTGGTGCTCAAATGGAGCCAAAAATTACAGATTTTGGTTTGTCCAGGTGCTTTGTTGGGCAAAAGTCCACAATAATCACTAGTAACATACTGGGAACAAT GGGATATATGGCACCAGAATTGATAGACAACCAACAAATATCATTCAAGGCAGATATATTTAGTTTCGGTGTTACACTTGCAAAATTACTCTTGCAGAGCAACGAGCCATTAACCCAAAAT TGGCACCAATCATTAGATGATGAAGACTGCCCACAAATGAAAATGTGCGTTGAAATAGCACGGAGTTGTACCAAACGGGACCCAAACAGCAGACCTACAATCGGTGAGATACTTCATCAGCTTAACAAGACAGAAATAATGTTTCAAAAGGTTAGAGAAGTATATGAGCCGAGCAAGGACCCACAATCTTCACTGTTCAAG ATTCTGCAAAGATTCCACAAATTGTCAGCACAAACTCCTCGCAAACATTCCAG GGATTCCGGGCTTCTGTCGGACGGAGAGACATCGAGCCGTAGCAGGATCGCGGACGGAGTGAGCCGTGGCAGCATCGCCGCCGTAGCCACATACAGGCCGGTGGTGCCACTGGACATCTTCTCGTGCCCGATCCCCCCGTCCTCATCCGATGGCGACAACAACGAGATAAGCCTCACTGATGGTGTCTCATACAACCACAACTGCCGATCCATCCCGGCGGTGGCGCTCAAGGCACTCATTGCCAAGAAACCGGAGCTGGCCTCGGAGTGCGGCGCCACTGCAGATGACGTGGATAACGGCCGCGCCACCGGCCTGGTGTTCGTCTCGGAGAGGGACGGCGGGCTGGAGACACTTCATGTGGCCCTGCGCTGCAACGGCAAGGTGAAGGTGCTGAGCCTGGCCGACATCTACGGCGCCGACAACTTTGGTGGCGTGCGCATGGAGGACACTGGCGGTTTCGGCACCAGCTTCGTGGGTCACTACGCCGACCCCTCCATCATCTACGTCTCAACAAAGACGAGGGTTGGGGTTCGCCGAACCCCTTGGACGGCGGTGTACCGGACCAACCTCAGGACCGGCGAGACCAAGCGACTCACTCCAGACG GGCAGTCTGATCTGAGCCCCGCTGTCTCACCGTCGGGGACGAGGGTGGCGGTGGCCAGCTTCCGGTCCGGGTGGACCGGCGAGATCGAGCACCTCAAGACCGACATCGTCCTGATGAACGTGGACAGGTACGCGAGCGGTGGGAGCCTGGACCGCAAGCCCATCATAAACGACGGCGGGTGGCCTTCCTGGGGCAGCGACAacatcatcttcttccatcGAGGGGTCGACGAGTTGGAGGACCCTGCCAGCGGCAGGAGCAGGACGGCAACAAGCTGGGGCGTGTTCCGGTGTGACCTCACCACTATGCAGATCGACCGGGTCACGCCGACGGGCATGGACGCGATGACTCCGGCGGCAATCAGTGAGACCAAGGTGGCCGTGGCAACCATACGATTGAGGACGACCGACGACGACATGAGGATTGGCTGCCGAGTGGAGGCTCAATACCGCCACATCGAGATCTTTGATGTCAGCTCGCCGGACCAACCGCCAGTGAAGATCACCCAGAACATATTCACCAAAGCCGACTACTACAGCCCCTTCGTGCTTGACGGCGGCAGCTGCATAGGCTACCACCGTGTCGGAAGGAACACAATGATCCAGAAG GATAATGGAAACAGCAACGTGCCGAGGATTTTCGACAATATGCAGTCTCCCCACGTCGACGTGAAGTTGTTCAGGGTTTCGGGCCTTGTTCCCTCATTCTCTGCCGACGGCTCAAAGCTCGCGTTCGTAGGAAACGACTTCAAGAGCATTTGGCTCGCCGACAAGCAAGGCCAGCGCGAGGTGCATAAGCAG GGGAGGATATCATCAAACTACATATTCTCTCTAGTGTGGAACCAGAACCCAGATATGGACACACTCTATGCCTGCGCCGCCCCCTCTTTCTTCAGCGCAAATGACAACTACATGGTTATCTATGCCGTCTCCAATGTGTCGAGCTCCGATTCCCATATGGTCGTTGTTCGTCGCCTCACAAAATTTTACTTCAATGCCTACCCATCCACTAACCCTGAAGGGACCAAGATCGTCTTCCAGTCGACGAGGGACGATCGTGGCGACTCAAGAAAAAGATCGTCTTACACGTACAAGAACCTGTATATCATGGAGGACGCCCAGATGGGGGAGCTCGGGAAGGGGTCTGTGACGCGGCTCACGAGTGGACCGTGGACCGACACCCAGTGCCAGTGGTCACCCAGGGGGAACTGGATCGTCTTCTCTTCCACACGCGACAAgccggccgccgcaccggaGAACTACAACGAACTTGACCCCGGCCACTTTGCCATCTACCTGGTGAACGCGGCCGATCCCACGGTGGTCGTGAGGGTGGTCACGAGTGGTGACCCCGGACCCGGTGCGAGCAGCATCGCCGGGCACGTCAACAACCCGGCGTTCAGCCCGGACGGCAGGAGCATCGCTTTCACGTCCGACATCGCCGCGGTCTCCGCTGAGCCCATCTCCATGCCCATGGCCAAGGTCATGGCCTCGGTCAGGCCGTACGGCGATATCTTCTCCGTCAACATCGACCCCAACGACATCTGCAGGAACAAGGACATCGACAGGGTCCACCGCGTCACGCACAGCCGATACGAGTACTCCACGTGCGCCTGGACCAAGTGGACCGACGATCCCGAAGCCCAGTGGTACATGCTGCTGAACGCCGCTGCTTCGATCTAG
- the LOC117866603 gene encoding uncharacterized protein isoform X2 → MDVQGKIIIVEEQQRLLCFEHVPNGNLGHYIKEKSYGFEWSMRYQIIKGICQGLQYLHQERIYHLDLKPENVLLGAQMEPKITDFGLSRCFVGQKSTIITSNILGTMGYMAPELIDNQQISFKADIFSFGVTLAKLLLQSNEPLTQNWHQSLDDEDCPQMKMCVEIARSCTKRDPNSRPTIGEILHQLNKTEIMFQKVREVYEPSKDPQSSLFKILQRFHKLSAQTPRKHSRDSGLLSDGETSSRSRIADGVSRGSIAAVATYRPVVPLDIFSCPIPPSSSDGDNNEISLTDGVSYNHNCRSIPAVALKALIAKKPELASECGATADDVDNGRATGLVFVSERDGGLETLHVALRCNGKVKVLSLADIYGADNFGGVRMEDTGGFGTSFVGHYADPSIIYVSTKTRVGVRRTPWTAVYRTNLRTGETKRLTPDGQSDLSPAVSPSGTRVAVASFRSGWTGEIEHLKTDIVLMNVDRYASGGSLDRKPIINDGGWPSWGSDNIIFFHRGVDELEDPASGRSRTATSWGVFRCDLTTMQIDRVTPTGMDAMTPAAISETKVAVATIRLRTTDDDMRIGCRVEAQYRHIEIFDVSSPDQPPVKITQNIFTKADYYSPFVLDGGSCIGYHRVGRNTMIQKDNGNSNVPRIFDNMQSPHVDVKLFRVSGLVPSFSADGSKLAFVGNDFKSIWLADKQGQREVHKQGRISSNYIFSLVWNQNPDMDTLYACAAPSFFSANDNYMVIYAVSNVSSSDSHMVVVRRLTKFYFNAYPSTNPEGTKIVFQSTRDDRGDSRKRSSYTYKNLYIMEDAQMGELGKGSVTRLTSGPWTDTQCQWSPRGNWIVFSSTRDKPAAAPENYNELDPGHFAIYLVNAADPTVVVRVVTSGDPGPGASSIAGHVNNPAFSPDGRSIAFTSDIAAVSAEPISMPMAKVMASVRPYGDIFSVNIDPNDICRNKDIDRVHRVTHSRYEYSTCAWTKWTDDPEAQWYMLLNAAASI, encoded by the exons ATGGATGTGCAAGGAAAAATAATAATTGTTGAGGAACAACAGAGGCTACTCTGCTTTGAGCATGTCCCTAATGGAAACCTCGGCCACTATATTAAAG AAAAGTCTTATGGGTTTGAATGGAGTATGCGTTATCAAATAATTAAGGGAATATGTCAGGGTTTGCAATACCTTCATCAAGAACGCATTTACCATTTGGATCTGAAACCAGAGAATGTGTTGCTTGGTGCTCAAATGGAGCCAAAAATTACAGATTTTGGTTTGTCCAGGTGCTTTGTTGGGCAAAAGTCCACAATAATCACTAGTAACATACTGGGAACAAT GGGATATATGGCACCAGAATTGATAGACAACCAACAAATATCATTCAAGGCAGATATATTTAGTTTCGGTGTTACACTTGCAAAATTACTCTTGCAGAGCAACGAGCCATTAACCCAAAAT TGGCACCAATCATTAGATGATGAAGACTGCCCACAAATGAAAATGTGCGTTGAAATAGCACGGAGTTGTACCAAACGGGACCCAAACAGCAGACCTACAATCGGTGAGATACTTCATCAGCTTAACAAGACAGAAATAATGTTTCAAAAGGTTAGAGAAGTATATGAGCCGAGCAAGGACCCACAATCTTCACTGTTCAAG ATTCTGCAAAGATTCCACAAATTGTCAGCACAAACTCCTCGCAAACATTCCAG GGATTCCGGGCTTCTGTCGGACGGAGAGACATCGAGCCGTAGCAGGATCGCGGACGGAGTGAGCCGTGGCAGCATCGCCGCCGTAGCCACATACAGGCCGGTGGTGCCACTGGACATCTTCTCGTGCCCGATCCCCCCGTCCTCATCCGATGGCGACAACAACGAGATAAGCCTCACTGATGGTGTCTCATACAACCACAACTGCCGATCCATCCCGGCGGTGGCGCTCAAGGCACTCATTGCCAAGAAACCGGAGCTGGCCTCGGAGTGCGGCGCCACTGCAGATGACGTGGATAACGGCCGCGCCACCGGCCTGGTGTTCGTCTCGGAGAGGGACGGCGGGCTGGAGACACTTCATGTGGCCCTGCGCTGCAACGGCAAGGTGAAGGTGCTGAGCCTGGCCGACATCTACGGCGCCGACAACTTTGGTGGCGTGCGCATGGAGGACACTGGCGGTTTCGGCACCAGCTTCGTGGGTCACTACGCCGACCCCTCCATCATCTACGTCTCAACAAAGACGAGGGTTGGGGTTCGCCGAACCCCTTGGACGGCGGTGTACCGGACCAACCTCAGGACCGGCGAGACCAAGCGACTCACTCCAGACG GGCAGTCTGATCTGAGCCCCGCTGTCTCACCGTCGGGGACGAGGGTGGCGGTGGCCAGCTTCCGGTCCGGGTGGACCGGCGAGATCGAGCACCTCAAGACCGACATCGTCCTGATGAACGTGGACAGGTACGCGAGCGGTGGGAGCCTGGACCGCAAGCCCATCATAAACGACGGCGGGTGGCCTTCCTGGGGCAGCGACAacatcatcttcttccatcGAGGGGTCGACGAGTTGGAGGACCCTGCCAGCGGCAGGAGCAGGACGGCAACAAGCTGGGGCGTGTTCCGGTGTGACCTCACCACTATGCAGATCGACCGGGTCACGCCGACGGGCATGGACGCGATGACTCCGGCGGCAATCAGTGAGACCAAGGTGGCCGTGGCAACCATACGATTGAGGACGACCGACGACGACATGAGGATTGGCTGCCGAGTGGAGGCTCAATACCGCCACATCGAGATCTTTGATGTCAGCTCGCCGGACCAACCGCCAGTGAAGATCACCCAGAACATATTCACCAAAGCCGACTACTACAGCCCCTTCGTGCTTGACGGCGGCAGCTGCATAGGCTACCACCGTGTCGGAAGGAACACAATGATCCAGAAG GATAATGGAAACAGCAACGTGCCGAGGATTTTCGACAATATGCAGTCTCCCCACGTCGACGTGAAGTTGTTCAGGGTTTCGGGCCTTGTTCCCTCATTCTCTGCCGACGGCTCAAAGCTCGCGTTCGTAGGAAACGACTTCAAGAGCATTTGGCTCGCCGACAAGCAAGGCCAGCGCGAGGTGCATAAGCAG GGGAGGATATCATCAAACTACATATTCTCTCTAGTGTGGAACCAGAACCCAGATATGGACACACTCTATGCCTGCGCCGCCCCCTCTTTCTTCAGCGCAAATGACAACTACATGGTTATCTATGCCGTCTCCAATGTGTCGAGCTCCGATTCCCATATGGTCGTTGTTCGTCGCCTCACAAAATTTTACTTCAATGCCTACCCATCCACTAACCCTGAAGGGACCAAGATCGTCTTCCAGTCGACGAGGGACGATCGTGGCGACTCAAGAAAAAGATCGTCTTACACGTACAAGAACCTGTATATCATGGAGGACGCCCAGATGGGGGAGCTCGGGAAGGGGTCTGTGACGCGGCTCACGAGTGGACCGTGGACCGACACCCAGTGCCAGTGGTCACCCAGGGGGAACTGGATCGTCTTCTCTTCCACACGCGACAAgccggccgccgcaccggaGAACTACAACGAACTTGACCCCGGCCACTTTGCCATCTACCTGGTGAACGCGGCCGATCCCACGGTGGTCGTGAGGGTGGTCACGAGTGGTGACCCCGGACCCGGTGCGAGCAGCATCGCCGGGCACGTCAACAACCCGGCGTTCAGCCCGGACGGCAGGAGCATCGCTTTCACGTCCGACATCGCCGCGGTCTCCGCTGAGCCCATCTCCATGCCCATGGCCAAGGTCATGGCCTCGGTCAGGCCGTACGGCGATATCTTCTCCGTCAACATCGACCCCAACGACATCTGCAGGAACAAGGACATCGACAGGGTCCACCGCGTCACGCACAGCCGATACGAGTACTCCACGTGCGCCTGGACCAAGTGGACCGACGATCCCGAAGCCCAGTGGTACATGCTGCTGAACGCCGCTGCTTCGATCTAG
- the LOC117866603 gene encoding uncharacterized protein isoform X3: MSLMETSATILKWHQSLDDEDCPQMKMCVEIARSCTKRDPNSRPTIGEILHQLNKTEIMFQKVREVYEPSKDPQSSLFKILQRFHKLSAQTPRKHSRDSGLLSDGETSSRSRIADGVSRGSIAAVATYRPVVPLDIFSCPIPPSSSDGDNNEISLTDGVSYNHNCRSIPAVALKALIAKKPELASECGATADDVDNGRATGLVFVSERDGGLETLHVALRCNGKVKVLSLADIYGADNFGGVRMEDTGGFGTSFVGHYADPSIIYVSTKTRVGVRRTPWTAVYRTNLRTGETKRLTPDGQSDLSPAVSPSGTRVAVASFRSGWTGEIEHLKTDIVLMNVDRYASGGSLDRKPIINDGGWPSWGSDNIIFFHRGVDELEDPASGRSRTATSWGVFRCDLTTMQIDRVTPTGMDAMTPAAISETKVAVATIRLRTTDDDMRIGCRVEAQYRHIEIFDVSSPDQPPVKITQNIFTKADYYSPFVLDGGSCIGYHRVGRNTMIQKDNGNSNVPRIFDNMQSPHVDVKLFRVSGLVPSFSADGSKLAFVGNDFKSIWLADKQGQREVHKQGRISSNYIFSLVWNQNPDMDTLYACAAPSFFSANDNYMVIYAVSNVSSSDSHMVVVRRLTKFYFNAYPSTNPEGTKIVFQSTRDDRGDSRKRSSYTYKNLYIMEDAQMGELGKGSVTRLTSGPWTDTQCQWSPRGNWIVFSSTRDKPAAAPENYNELDPGHFAIYLVNAADPTVVVRVVTSGDPGPGASSIAGHVNNPAFSPDGRSIAFTSDIAAVSAEPISMPMAKVMASVRPYGDIFSVNIDPNDICRNKDIDRVHRVTHSRYEYSTCAWTKWTDDPEAQWYMLLNAAASI, encoded by the exons ATGTCCCTAATGGAAACCTCGGCCACTATATTAAAG TGGCACCAATCATTAGATGATGAAGACTGCCCACAAATGAAAATGTGCGTTGAAATAGCACGGAGTTGTACCAAACGGGACCCAAACAGCAGACCTACAATCGGTGAGATACTTCATCAGCTTAACAAGACAGAAATAATGTTTCAAAAGGTTAGAGAAGTATATGAGCCGAGCAAGGACCCACAATCTTCACTGTTCAAG ATTCTGCAAAGATTCCACAAATTGTCAGCACAAACTCCTCGCAAACATTCCAG GGATTCCGGGCTTCTGTCGGACGGAGAGACATCGAGCCGTAGCAGGATCGCGGACGGAGTGAGCCGTGGCAGCATCGCCGCCGTAGCCACATACAGGCCGGTGGTGCCACTGGACATCTTCTCGTGCCCGATCCCCCCGTCCTCATCCGATGGCGACAACAACGAGATAAGCCTCACTGATGGTGTCTCATACAACCACAACTGCCGATCCATCCCGGCGGTGGCGCTCAAGGCACTCATTGCCAAGAAACCGGAGCTGGCCTCGGAGTGCGGCGCCACTGCAGATGACGTGGATAACGGCCGCGCCACCGGCCTGGTGTTCGTCTCGGAGAGGGACGGCGGGCTGGAGACACTTCATGTGGCCCTGCGCTGCAACGGCAAGGTGAAGGTGCTGAGCCTGGCCGACATCTACGGCGCCGACAACTTTGGTGGCGTGCGCATGGAGGACACTGGCGGTTTCGGCACCAGCTTCGTGGGTCACTACGCCGACCCCTCCATCATCTACGTCTCAACAAAGACGAGGGTTGGGGTTCGCCGAACCCCTTGGACGGCGGTGTACCGGACCAACCTCAGGACCGGCGAGACCAAGCGACTCACTCCAGACG GGCAGTCTGATCTGAGCCCCGCTGTCTCACCGTCGGGGACGAGGGTGGCGGTGGCCAGCTTCCGGTCCGGGTGGACCGGCGAGATCGAGCACCTCAAGACCGACATCGTCCTGATGAACGTGGACAGGTACGCGAGCGGTGGGAGCCTGGACCGCAAGCCCATCATAAACGACGGCGGGTGGCCTTCCTGGGGCAGCGACAacatcatcttcttccatcGAGGGGTCGACGAGTTGGAGGACCCTGCCAGCGGCAGGAGCAGGACGGCAACAAGCTGGGGCGTGTTCCGGTGTGACCTCACCACTATGCAGATCGACCGGGTCACGCCGACGGGCATGGACGCGATGACTCCGGCGGCAATCAGTGAGACCAAGGTGGCCGTGGCAACCATACGATTGAGGACGACCGACGACGACATGAGGATTGGCTGCCGAGTGGAGGCTCAATACCGCCACATCGAGATCTTTGATGTCAGCTCGCCGGACCAACCGCCAGTGAAGATCACCCAGAACATATTCACCAAAGCCGACTACTACAGCCCCTTCGTGCTTGACGGCGGCAGCTGCATAGGCTACCACCGTGTCGGAAGGAACACAATGATCCAGAAG GATAATGGAAACAGCAACGTGCCGAGGATTTTCGACAATATGCAGTCTCCCCACGTCGACGTGAAGTTGTTCAGGGTTTCGGGCCTTGTTCCCTCATTCTCTGCCGACGGCTCAAAGCTCGCGTTCGTAGGAAACGACTTCAAGAGCATTTGGCTCGCCGACAAGCAAGGCCAGCGCGAGGTGCATAAGCAG GGGAGGATATCATCAAACTACATATTCTCTCTAGTGTGGAACCAGAACCCAGATATGGACACACTCTATGCCTGCGCCGCCCCCTCTTTCTTCAGCGCAAATGACAACTACATGGTTATCTATGCCGTCTCCAATGTGTCGAGCTCCGATTCCCATATGGTCGTTGTTCGTCGCCTCACAAAATTTTACTTCAATGCCTACCCATCCACTAACCCTGAAGGGACCAAGATCGTCTTCCAGTCGACGAGGGACGATCGTGGCGACTCAAGAAAAAGATCGTCTTACACGTACAAGAACCTGTATATCATGGAGGACGCCCAGATGGGGGAGCTCGGGAAGGGGTCTGTGACGCGGCTCACGAGTGGACCGTGGACCGACACCCAGTGCCAGTGGTCACCCAGGGGGAACTGGATCGTCTTCTCTTCCACACGCGACAAgccggccgccgcaccggaGAACTACAACGAACTTGACCCCGGCCACTTTGCCATCTACCTGGTGAACGCGGCCGATCCCACGGTGGTCGTGAGGGTGGTCACGAGTGGTGACCCCGGACCCGGTGCGAGCAGCATCGCCGGGCACGTCAACAACCCGGCGTTCAGCCCGGACGGCAGGAGCATCGCTTTCACGTCCGACATCGCCGCGGTCTCCGCTGAGCCCATCTCCATGCCCATGGCCAAGGTCATGGCCTCGGTCAGGCCGTACGGCGATATCTTCTCCGTCAACATCGACCCCAACGACATCTGCAGGAACAAGGACATCGACAGGGTCCACCGCGTCACGCACAGCCGATACGAGTACTCCACGTGCGCCTGGACCAAGTGGACCGACGATCCCGAAGCCCAGTGGTACATGCTGCTGAACGCCGCTGCTTCGATCTAG
- the LOC117834510 gene encoding uncharacterized protein, whose translation MGPGRGGPGRSRDPPLHARTPRGRRHSPSWPSVAWVQSRRSTECPTAPELPGPGAVPVLQHASWADLPADILGLVVGRIPRADDRARLRSACRAWRAAARAHGRPPPPLPLLVLSDFAFSSFCADGAMTGARRIPLPSREMAVDVRCVGAFQGWLAGVQLNKGRYFGDGRCFLMDAFSRDVIRLPPPSVATHFIDAYSRSLPIANGSGAVHCTVNGAQYVMSFCKVVLSSSPDPGSKCVVAAISVHRSAAKLALWRPGMTSWCVCHGGCISKFSDIALYQGKVYMFSKLTTNLFVFDISEDDSGLMVSRVERCVTELPEVKDSYGQRWNIVEWHGKLLLVVTYLGGAEGWHNICKIGVFEVDLSTNPFKFTEINSLDGDCIFISPCSSNSFHACQYDGVEDDLIYFIDGGLYPAKNAPPFDRFVYSMKDGTMAPFAAEIPEGSLRAHDGSPMNPTWLFPSE comes from the coding sequence ATGGGTCCGGGTAGAGGAGGCCCAGGACGGAGTCGAGACCCACCTCTACACGCCCGCACCCCTCGCGGGCGGCGGCATTCGCCGTCGTGGCCGTCGGTTGCGTGGGTGCAGTCAAGGCGTTCGACGGAATGCCCCACGGCTCCTGAGCTGCCAGGGCCCGGCGCGGTCCCCGTGCTGCAGCACGCGTCGTGGGCGGACCTCCCGGCGGACATCCTCGGCCTTGTGGTCGGCCGCATACCCCGCGCCGACGACCGCGCCAGGCTGCGCTCCGCCTGCCGCGCGTGGCGGGCCGCGGCGCGTGCCCacgggcggccgccgccaccgctcccgctGCTCGTGCTCTCTGACTTCGCCTTCTCCAGCTTCTGCGCTGACGGGGCCATGACGGGCGCGCGGCGCATCCCGCTGCCGTCACGGGAGATGGCGGTTGACGTCCGCTGCGTCGGAGCTTTCCAAGGGTGGCTCGCCGGCGTGCAGCTCAATAAAGGTCGCTACTTTGGTGACGGCCGGTGCTTCCTGATGGACGCGTTCTCCCGGGACGTCATCCGTCTCCCGCCGCCTTCTGTAGCCACACATTTCATTGATGCCTACAGCAGATCTCTCCCCATCGCCAATGGCTCCGGCGCAGTGCATTGCACGGTTAATGGTGCGCAGTATGTGATGTCGTTCTGCAAGGTGGTCTTGTCCTCTTCACCTGACCCTGGCTCCAAGTGCGTTGTGGCTGCCATCTCTGTGCACAGGAGTGCTGCTAAGCTTGCTCTGTGGCGGCCTGGGATGACGTCGTGGTGCGTGTGCCATGGAGGCTGCATCAGTAAGTTCAGTGACATCGCCTTGTACCAGGGGAAGGTCTACATGTTCAGCAAGCTCACCACAAACCTCTTCGTCTTTGACATCTCGGAAGACGACAGTGGCCTGATGGTTTCTCGTGTCGAGCGCTGCGTGACCGAACTGCCTGAGGTCAAGGATAGCTATGGACAGAGGTGGAACATAGTTGAGTGGCATGGGAAACTTTTGCTGGTTGTGACATACCTAGGCGGTGCAGAAGGCTGGCACAACATTTGTAAGATTGGGGTATTTGAGGTGGACTTGAGCACAAACCCTTTCAAATTCACTGAGATCAACAGCTTGGATGGCGACTGCATTTTTATCAGCCCGTGCAGCAGCAACTCATTCCATGCGTGTCAGTACGACGGAGTCGAAGATGACCTTATCTACTTCATTGATGGTGGCCTCTACCCTGCTAAAAATGCACCTCCTTTTGATAGATTTGTGTACAGCATGAAGGATGGTACAATGGCGCCATTTGCTGCAGAAATACCAGAGGGCAGCCTCCGGGCACATGATGGCAGTCCGATGAATCCGACATGGCTTTTTCCTTCTGAATGA